In Mesoplodon densirostris isolate mMesDen1 chromosome 15, mMesDen1 primary haplotype, whole genome shotgun sequence, the DNA window AGCCCCTATGGCGCCTTTGTGCACATAGGTAAACGGTGCCCCTTCCTCAAGATTCAGAAAACTCTGTCATAAATATACAAGTCTAGGATGCAAATGGTGTCTCCTCAGATGAGTTGCCTTGTGCAGTACACAGCCTGCACAGCTGTGCCCAGAAGCCCTGTAAGATGTActgaagggaagggagaaggtgGTAGTCCAGGGTTTGGAGAATGGAGATGGGATTCTGTGTTGGGAAGgaatggtggggaggggaagagtcTAGAAGAGGAGGAGCAGGGGGACCTGTAGTCCCCGGAGCCTGTATTCGAGTGGTCTTCGCCTGGAGAGAGCAGTGAGGGCGCTGTGGGCTCGATGACTTCCTCTGGGCCCCCTCTGCTCTTTTTCCAGGAGACTGGGGAGCTCGTGGAGGGAGGAGCTGTCTAAGCCCGGGGGGCCGCTCTGATCCCACCCCGACTCTAGACCCTAACATTTCCTTCTGCATCCCGCTGTGGTCTGACCCCCTCTCCCGGAGAGCCGGAAAGAACCGCTCCTGTTTTAAGTggtttctctctccctgcctctgccagCTTGGATGGAGGAAGGCGTGGATGTCGGCagctgccccccccacccccggccctccGCGTGTCCTGGGGCAGCTGACGGTGGGGAGGGGCCTTGGCGAGTGAGGTCACCTTGCCACTCCCTGTCAGCAGCAGCCGGCAGCAGCCAGCCTGGCTTCCCTGTGGGCATCAATGGGCACTCGGACACAAGGCGGGGCTGGCGCCCCCACCCCGCGTGCTGCCCACCCTGTTCTGTGGCCTGCCTCCCCATTAGGCGCCCTGTCCGTCTGTGCATCTGCCAGGCAGGCTTTATCTGTAGACGGGCAAGCGGATGTGGGCGTGCTGGTGGTCGAGCAGCCGGGGCACAGCCACCGTCTCGTAGCCCTTGCCCAGCATCTGCTCCTTGATGCACGGGGGCCGGATGTCGTTGATGAGATACTCCAGTGACTGGAGGCTGCTGCTCAGCACGGCCGTGTTGCACACGCTCTTGCTGGGCAGGCCTGAGAGGGTCTCCGCCGGGGGCCCCGCCAGCTCCCGGGCCGTCCCCGGCCCCAGCTCGGTCACGGCCACTGCCGCGGCTGCCGGATTGTAGCAGTCGCTGGTGGGGGTCACCAGCACGCTGTTCCAGGGGGCGGCGAAGTACTGGCCCACGGTGAAGCTGGTGGGCAGCCCCACGCCGCAGTTGACGGGCGACCCGCCGGCCCGCTCGTATACCCGCCCCCCACAGGCCTCGGGGGACTTGCTGGCCACCGTGCCGCCGCTGTAGGCCCGCAGTGgctggggcggcggcggcgggggcggcttCTGCGGCCACAACAGGTAATCCAGGCCCCCGTCTGCGTACCCTGTGGGCTTGGTGGCCCCAGCCAACGTCAAGGCCGGCGTGCTTCCCTGGCCCAGCTCGGCGCCCTTCCGGCAGTCGGGTGGGCCAGCAGTGGCCGGGTAGGCCAGGCTGGGAAAGCTGGGCACCGGGCCGTGCTtggctgggctggggtggggaacgGCCACGGCCTGGCAGGCGGCGGGCACAGCGCCTGGGGCCTGGCACTGCTGGTTGAGCTGGTAGAGGATGCTGTGGATGGAGGGCAGGTTGGAAGGCGGCAGGGGCAGGCCGCGGCCGGGCAGGGGGATGACGGAGGCGGCGGTGGCCGCGGCCGCGGGCAGGCCGGGTGGTGGGGCGGGCGCCTCGGGCGGCTTGGGGTAGGCCAGGGGCCCCAGAGTGCTGGGCGCCGGGTAGGGCGCGATGCCCACCTGGACGGCGGCCGGCGACAGCTTGGTCCGCTTGCCCTCGGCGCTCTTGAGCACGCTTTTGGTGAGCCCGGGGGGCGCAGCCACGCCGGAGGAGGAGACGGCGGCCTTGACGACGGCGAGCAGGCCCTGGTAGCCGGCCGTATGCGGCGGGTAGGGGCTGTAGCGCTGGCCACTGGTGTCGTAGCCGTTGACGGTGCGGCTGAGGTGCTTGTGCTGGGGCACGCGGATGTTGGTGGGGAAGATCTTGATGGAGAGCGGGCTGTTGGCCACCTTCTCGGCGTAGGCGTCCAGCTCGGCCGGGCTCGGGTAGCGGGAGGAATGCATGGAGCTGGCCACCGTCTCGCCTGTGGGGACACGGGAGGGGAGGAAGCACAGGTGAGAGCCGACCCTGCGACCCGGGGAGGGCCGGAGGCCGCAGCCCGCCACGGTCCCCGGAAGGACTCGCCAGCCACCCCTCCCTCGCTTTTTCCATCCAGTCActtgctccttcattcattctttctaaaTCGTTAAGCTTCGGATCAAAGTGTAAAGTACGTTCAAGGAAACCATACATCACAAGCTTGCTGCACTTTCACAAACAGAACACACTCGTGTGACACCTAGGTCAGGGGAGAGGCCTGTGCCAGTCCCCAGAGGGGCCCCTGCGCCCCCTCCTAGTCAGTACCCACACCAAGGGAACGGCTCTCCTGGCTCCTAACGGCGCGGACTCGTGGTGCCTGGGCCTGGCACAGGTGAGCTGGGATCCTGCAGTGCATATGCTCGTTTGCACTGTCGGGTCTCCACCACTTAAGGTTATGTTTCGAGGTTCATCCGGGTGGCCATGGACGTGGCGGTCCGTTCATTCTCACGGCCGTGTGATGTTTGAGTGTGACTACATCACAGTTTACTCATCCTTCCCACTGCTGATGGCATGTGGGTCATTTCTGGTTTGGGGCTGATACAAATAGCGTGACAGCCCCTGGGGCACGTATTCAGTGAGTCCTGCTGGGAATAGGCCCAGGAGCAGAACTGCTGGGACAAAGGAGAGACGGGAACGTTCAGCTTCGGGAGAGAATGCCCAACAACTTGCCGAAGAGACTGTGCCAGCTGCGCTCCCCgcaccaccccgcccccagcacgGGAGTTACGGGGGCTCTAAACCCTCCACTCCACCTGCCTGGTACCGTCGTccattgtattgggttggccaaaaagttcgttcaggttttcccGTGCCGTCTTACGGAAAAACCAGAACGACCTCTTTGGCCAACCCCAACACCACCGCTCTGGTGGGTGTTCATTCCTTCCGCCCCTTTAGTGTCCTCTCGGCGCCTCATCTGTAGCATGGGGTGATAATGGCCCGCGGATGGTTCAGTGAGTTGCTACATGGCCTGGCGCTGGGCAAGTTGCCACAGGTGGCTTTCATCCTGGTGCTCACCGTCCCTTGTTCAACCAACAGGCAGCCGGGAAGGAGGGGTTTTGCCCCCActggctgcccctcccctcccctccccaggtctgcCTGTCACCTGCAAGACCTGTGTGGTGGCCACTGCCTTTTTGTGAGCTGTCAGCACATCAGCTGAAGggtgtactttattttatttatttattttttggccacgccgcacagCCTGTGacatctcagttccctgaccagggattgaacccgggccctcggcggtgaaagcgcggagtcctaaccactggaccgccagggaactccctgaagGGTGTACTCTGTGTGACAGGCTGAGTGTCCCCACTGTCAGTGGGCACAACTAGGCCCTGCTGTGGGGGAGGCGGGTTGCCGGTGGGTAGACCCCCTTTCCCCATCCAAAGCCCCTCCCTGGTCCTAAGACATTCCTCAGTGCCGCCCAGGACCCcctctggggtggggagtggagcaGGAGGCCTGCGTGGGGCAGATGGAGAGACCCTGGGCTTTGGAGCTGGCTGCCTAGGTGGAGTCCTGCCTGGTTGCagggctgtgtggccctgggcaagttgTTGGCCTggccgagcctcagtttccccacttgtaGAATGGGAATAAGGACTGTGGCAGATCTGCAGGGTGGCCTCAAAGAATGTCTGTGCCAAGGGGCCGAGCAGGGGGTGAGACAAACAGTAGGTGATGGGAGATCGTGACCTGGCTGGGCCCTTGGGTGAGGAGGACCCTACAAGGTCTCATGGTGCACTGCCTTCCTCTCGGCCCTGTGGGCACCCCTGGGACCCAACAGTGACTCCTGCGGTGGTGTGGGGGGGGTGTTCaccgctctgagcctcagtttcctcatctaaaatggGGTTATACTGCTGCTAACACTACCTCCCAGGATGGCTGTGAGGCTTTCATGAGTCGTGCGGTGGAGCGTTAGCAGAAGTGGGTCTCTGTGTGTTAAGACCCTTCCCATCTGCCTGGCACAAGGGTcttcctgggagagggaggggtagggCTTGTGCATGGGTGGGCCTGGCATTGTGGCCGGGACACAGTGCAGACCCCACCACCTTCCTTAGGCCTTCCCACCACATCCCCTCCTTCCCGAGCTTCACCCCTGACTCCCTTGTGGACTTAGAGCCAATCTGAGCGAAATGCATGCCGTGATGGGGGAGCCTCACCCCCAGGGCTTCAGAGGCAGCTTTCTGGAAGAAAGAGCATCCCTGCTAAAGGCAATGGTGAAAGGAgcgaggagggaggagagaaacgTATTTCAGCAGAAGAAACTGCACAGGCAAAGGTCCAGAGGTGAGGAAGCCTGTCCCAGTGGGAACTATAAACCAGAATAAAAGCAGAAGCCCAGAGCAGGCATGCAGGGGAGGAAAGACCACGACAGGCAGCTCAGGAGGGTGTCGGGCCAGAGCAGGGCCTCTTCGCTGtggggcagtggttctcagtggtTCTGTCCCCAGGGCACACTGTTGACATCCACAGACGAGTCCGGTTGTCATAGCTTGCAGAGAGGGTTCTACGGCAGTTAGTGGGTAcgggtcagggatgctgctaaacatcctgcgaTGCACAGGACAAAGACCCCACCACAAGGACCTGTCAGGCCCCTAGTGTCTGCACTGCTGTGTTGGGAGCCCTCGCCCAAGGCATTGGCAGCTGTGGAAGGTTCTAAGCaggtgaggggcagggcaggcCTGCGTTAGGAAGACCATTCTTCTCTGCCCTGAGGCGCAGGGATGTGGTCTGACCTGGGCAGGAcagtggggagggaagaggctgGCGGCACAGAGTACCCCAAGGAGGCTGGGGCAGTTCCCCTCCATCCATGTGGCCTAACCTGGGCCAGGTGGGTGGAGCTGACCCCAGGCCTCCCATCCTGACCCTGCCTGGGGCAGCCCCCCTCCTAAGTGGCCTAAAATAAACTCGGTGTGGAGAATGGAAATGTCACTTTGGCCAACGGGGGAATCTTTCTCCGAGATTGGATTTAAACTACATTATACAAGCAATTTCATGGGCACTTAGCGCCGCTTGGAGAGTCCCGCAAAAAAGGGACCAGCTCTTCATTTACCAGCCATAAATCAGCAGTTGCTATAATGAGCACAAAAATGTCACTTTTAtgcaattttacagatgaacaaaacTGGTGAAATTAACTGTGGTAACCTACTATAGTCAGCAAAAGCGGCTGCCgggggaaaaaaattatatctgtATGTATTTTTGTTCCTCTTAAACTCTCTTCCCAAGCAAGTTTCTGCCATTGCGGTGTGAAAACTCATTTGTCCTCACCATTATACTTTCATTCGGAGTTTATCTCGAGTATCCAATGAGCCACCAACTGTGAAAATGATTAAATCTACAAAATCTATCTAATGGATGGAATAAATTAGATGTTTAAAaccttaagaagaaaaaaaacaagagcaaTGCCTGTTACTAGTTTCCATTCATTGAAAGAAGGGGCCCATCTGGCCCCTCTGCTGGTCAACAGGGCTCAGCCAGGGTGGGTTGGTCCGCCAGTTTGTTGGAGCCGACAGTGGTGCTGTGACACAGAGGCTGTCCTGTGGTGAGCGCTTAGTATATGTGAGGCCCCGTGCCTACAGCTTTTCTCCACGCCTCGTCTGGAGCACCTGACAGCTCCGAGAGGTGGGAGgtggtcccattttacagataaggaagcagaCAAGTTGTGGCATTTGGCAGGCAGCCTCCAAGATCTGTCCCCGACCCCAGTGCTTCTCACCTCCTGCTGTTCACGCCCTTCCACTCCACACGGGGCTGACCTGTGTGACCTGTAAGATACCGTGGAAGTGAAGGAGTGTGACTTCCAGGGCAGGGTCGCGAAAGGCTCTGTGGCCTCCTCCCCTCTTGGATCACTTGCTCTGGGGAAGCAGCCGCCTGTGAGGATGCCGGAGCAGCCGAGGGGGAGGCCCCCATAGAGGGCCACATGCACCTTCTCGGAGGCAGGtcttccagccctggtccagccTCCAGAGGACTGCAGCCCCTGCCAACATCCGCCTACAGCCTCACGAGAGACACGGAGCGGAGCTACTGGCTAGGTGGCTCCTGAGCTCCTGATCCACGGAAACCGTGAGAGATGGTACGTGATTACTgatgctttaagccactaagttttggagcAACTTGctacacagcagtagataactaatccaggcccccattttacagaggaggaaatggaagcttCCCGAGAACACACAGCCGGGGAGGGGCTGAGCTGGGATTTGCCTTCCATGTCATCATCACCTCACCTGCACCCCAAGGCAGGCCCCGGCTGAAGCCAGGAGGCTCAGGAggctccccctcttcctccttagAATTAGGAGGCAGACAGTCCTGAGGAGGGACTATAGAGTCAGcccggaggctcagagaggcaggaAGTGACCCATCAGAGGACACGTGGCCGGGCAGCTCTCATGGCTGCCCTCGGCTCCCGGAGACTGCCGGCTGGTGGCCCTCGGCAGGCCTCCCCTGGACACGTGCTTGTCTCTGGGTGGGCGTGTACCAGGGTCACCCTGTTCCAAACCTGGCTTGATTGCTGCACCCCTGTGAGCCTTTGCATCTGCGGCCTCTACCGTCTCCCTTGTTCCTGAAGGGCTTTCTGCTGAGCCACCCCGGGGGCCTCAACCCCAGCCTTGTCCACCAGCGTACAGTGGCCCTGGCTTGGGGGGGTGTCTCTGGCCACTCGGGCCAGGCTGGGCCCCCGAGTCCCGCTGGGCAAAGGCTCCTGACCCTCCCCCGGAGGTGGGCACCACCACCAGTGTTCAGTGCAGTTGCACAGCCCCATTTTGGCAAATGTCATGACCAAAAAGGCCTCACATGAAGGAACCAGCCAAGCCAGCTGTTTGCGGCGGGCTTCTACGCAGTGGCAAGGATGGGGGGCAGCGCTCACGGGGTTAATGGGCAGAGGAGAGGACCCGTGGCCCTGTGGGCCCCCTGGGGAGCCCCAGGGCCCACCTTGCCTGGTTCCCCGTGTTGGCCAGGGCACCCCAGCGAAGGTTCCATCGGCGCCTGGTGCATCGCTGCAGGCACCACGGCAGATTCCGACTGCCCTGGGCTTGTCCTGCTGTCCCAGTAGCCCGGGCTCCCTGAGCTGGCTTGTTCAGTGCTGTCCCCACTGCCCACAGGACACGGAGTAGGAACTCAGGAATGTAGCACTGAAGGAATGACGAGGCTGTGGCTAGAAGGACCCGTCCAGCCTGGGAGCCCCTGTTCACCGCCAGTCACGACACTTGGGAGAGTTGGTCCTGGGAGGGACAAAGCCAGAGACAGCCCCGTGGAGAGACACCTCCCCGCAAGCCCGCATCCCCCGGGTGTCTCCTGAGCCCGCCTATGTGCAGGCACCGTCCTGGGCTTGGAGACGAGCAGCGGTCAAAGCACACCAAAGTCCCCACCCTCTCGGAGCTGCCATCTAGtcgggggagacagacaataacgTGTAATGCGTCCGGCAGCGACAGGCCCCGCAAACAAGGAGAGAGCAGGTGTCGTAGTTTATGTCCACAATTCTTTGGCGTTCAATCCACAAATAGCGGAGGCTAATTTTCCTTTACTTAAACATGAACTAACTAAGCGGCTCGATTCTACTGATTAGAACGCAGCAGAAGT includes these proteins:
- the FAM222A gene encoding protein FAM222A encodes the protein MLACLQRTQNAPGQHLVCPTKSLELRKCETVASSMHSSRYPSPAELDAYAEKVANSPLSIKIFPTNIRVPQHKHLSRTVNGYDTSGQRYSPYPPHTAGYQGLLAVVKAAVSSSGVAAPPGLTKSVLKSAEGKRTKLSPAAVQVGIAPYPAPSTLGPLAYPKPPEAPAPPPGLPAAAATAASVIPLPGRGLPLPPSNLPSIHSILYQLNQQCQAPGAVPAACQAVAVPHPSPAKHGPVPSFPSLAYPATAGPPDCRKGAELGQGSTPALTLAGATKPTGYADGGLDYLLWPQKPPPPPPPQPLRAYSGGTVASKSPEACGGRVYERAGGSPVNCGVGLPTSFTVGQYFAAPWNSVLVTPTSDCYNPAAAAVAVTELGPGTARELAGPPAETLSGLPSKSVCNTAVLSSSLQSLEYLINDIRPPCIKEQMLGKGYETVAVPRLLDHQHAHIRLPVYR